Within the Dolichospermum compactum NIES-806 genome, the region GGGAGTTAAACCCACTAAAAACCCTAAATACAACATGGGGTTAGTTAAATGACGATGACGACGATGATCTATGATTAAATAAGGTAATAGTGCGAACATTGGCAGAAAAATCATCAAACTTCTCATCAAGAAACCTAGACCAAAACTTAACCCGGTGATAAAACCATATAAATGTCGTTTTTGGGGGTTTATGTCAGATTTTAATAGGAAGAAAATTCCTATAAATACTAATAATATAGTTGGTAAATCTGGTGTGGATAACCGACAATATTGTATCCACAAAAACTCTACACTTAGAATAATAATGCCCAGAAATGCTAATTTTTGAGATAAGAGAATTTCTCCCACTTTATAAATAACAAATATGCTCAAAATTCCCGCAATTATTGTCGGTATTCTCGCGGTTGTATCACTAATACCAAATATATGATAAAAAATAGAAATTAACCAATAAAAGCCAGGGGTTTTATGATGAGGATGACCCCAAGGTGATACCCAATCACCTGTTTCTAACATTTGTCTAGCTCTCAAAGCATAAAGTGTTTCATCATGAGCCATGAGACTGGTTTCCCCAGAAGTAAATAATAATAAAGGGAGTAGCCAAATTAATAATTTGCAATATGGTGATTGCCAAAATAGCCGAATTAATTGGATATTATTGATAATTGGTGGTGATTTAAAAAACATTTATGAATTGCAAAATATAGTATTTTTCATGTAAAATAATTGAAGTTATCAAAAATAACTTACCAATTAAAATACGAGCCAAAATTTTTAGATCAGGTAAAAAAGACATTTATGCTACTGCAACCAAATCAACGGATTAAGTTAGACGAATCGGATGATCAGTTATTCTATGATTACCCTCGCTTTGTCACTCATGTAGATGATGGTTTTATTCAACAATTAACTGATTTATATCGTCAGCGACTTCAAGCAAATATGCGTATTCTTGATATAATGAGTAGCTGGGTGTCGCATCTACCGACAGAGATAGATTTTGCTCATGTAGAAGGACATGGACTAAATGCTGAAGAACTAGCCCGAAATACTGGATTAAATCATTATTTTGTCCAAAATATCAATACAAATCTTCAGTTACCTTTTCCAGATCAAGACTTTGATGCTGTTATTAACTGTGTTTCTGTGCAATATATCCAATACCCAGAGGCGATATTTTCGGAAATACACCGGATTCTGAAACCCGGTGGGATAGCAATTATTAGTTTTTCTAACCGGATGTTTTTTCAAAAGGCAATTCAAGCTTGGCGAGATGGTTCGGAAGCTTTTAGAGTAGAATTGGTCAAGGGATATTTTACCTCAGTTCCTGGATTCACAACCCCCGAAGTGATTTGTTCGACCTCAATAGCACCAAGTTTTTTGCAGTGGTTGGGAGTAGCAGGTGGAGATCCTTTTTATGCCGTGATAGCTCAACGTCTCGCTTAGTTTTGTACTAATCAGTGTGGGTATTTCATAAGTGAGTTTTCTAGTTTGTAGGTGACAAAATAGTTGATAATTGCCTCACAAGCTCAAGTATCAAGGAGAAGCCAAAAATGGTGATAAATCGTGGGCGGAAAGTTTTAGCTGCTGTACTGCTATCAATAGTACTACTGACTACAGCTTGCGCGACAAAAGCACCTAGTCGTTTTGATCAAGTACAACAGGAAAGTACAAAGCAAAGAAGTGGACAGGCAGTAGTTAAAAGTGCAACTCAGGGTAGTCAATTAAATAAATTCTTCCCCAGTGGCGGAGATGGCTATGATCGAGTCTACACCCAAGAGAAAAAAGGCTTTTCTGAGGCAAACTTGAAAAAGGGTGGTAAAGTAGTTGCCCAACTCGCTATTTCTGATACTAGTAGCATACCAGGAGCAGCGGCTAAATTTGCTAACAGCACTGAAAAAATAGGCGGTTATCCGGCGGTAAAAGTTGGTAACACTCAAACTTCGGTTTTGGTGGATAAGTACCAAGTCAAGGTAATTTCTAAAAGTCCATCATTTACTGAGAGCGATCGCGCAACATGGATAGAAAAATTTAATCTTGATGGTTTAGCAAAGTTGAAATAGTTTAATCGCTTCCCTAGCTAACAACCGACGTTAATACAAAACATAGATAAGGAGAATTTTGTGAGTAAACCAATTCAGCAGTTAGTTGATGAACTACCAACCAGTAACTTGACTGTTTCCATGTTGAACGCTTTAGATTTTGTCACTCCTGGTGAATGGCACAATACAGTTGGTTTTGTGAATACCATTAAAACCGTTACTGGGGAAACTGACGAAGACTTAATTCAACAAATTGGTGAAAGAGCAATTTATTTATTTAACGATAAATCCCAAGGATATCAAACCGCCCTCTGGCTTTATCAAACCGTTGATGGTGCAGATAAGGCTCTGGGTGCAGCCGCTTTAGCTAACAAAATTGGGGGATCAATTCCCATGCTCGGTTTTTTAAACTCTCTGACTCCCAAACCAGACAAAGCTCAAACCATTGACTTAACCCTGAAATTGGTAGCTGAAGTCGTCGCCTTTTGTCAAATTAACGGTATTCCTGGAGATAGTATCGGCGATTTTGTTGGCTCTTTAGGTGAGTATGGCGGTGAGTCACTTATCCGCATGGTGGCATTAGTTTGTGTTGATGGTTTAATTCCCCTGGGACCCGACTTTATTAACAAAGCCTTATCTGGAATTAGTCAAATGAATCCTCAAGATTTAAACCAAAACTCGACTTTCCAAACCATCAAAAATACTATTCCTGGCAATGGCGATGCTGGTAAACTCGACTTTATCGGTAACAGTTTTCAATCAGTTAGCGGTTGGATGAGTGGACTTGTGAACAGCCATAATTTAACCCCACAAAAAGTAATTGGTAATTTGCAATCTTTTACGCAAATTGCTGATGATAAACTAGACTATCTAGCAGCATTTCTAGATATGTCTACAAATTACTATGAACACACAGGAACGCAGACTTTAGCACGACGTTTAATTGAACGAGCAGTAGCTGAAATTTAGAAATTAATTTAGTTACCGTAGGGGCGGGGTTTCCCCGCCCTCCGGCTATATAAGTATACAAAGTTAGACTTTTCAAACAATATTTGAAATAGAAAATTAAAAAAACCAGCCTAATAACAAAAGATTTCAGAAAATTGAGACGACAATATACCCGAAGTACAAATATGACAGCTTGTCTTTTGACAGAATTTCTATTCATAGGGGAAAATCGAAATTAGTGATTGTTATTACCGGGTGTGAGTCCAAAAATATGAATAAGAGTTTTTTTGTACCAGTTTCTTTACTAAGTTTACTGCTGACATTTCCTGCTGTAGCGGCTGATAATGAAAATAATCAAAATGTAGTAAATTTAGATATTCCTAATTTAAGTGAAATTGAATTACCTGCTACAAATTCTCAATTATTAACTCAACAACCAACAGTAAACGAAGTTAAGCCAGAATCTACACCAGAACCAGATTTAACTCCTACAGACGATGCAGATATTTCCATAGAAACCATTGGGGAAAAAGACGTTCTTCCCGAATCTACTCCCACTTATGTAATTGAAAAAGAAGAAATTCAAAAGCAGGGTGCAACAAGTGTTGCTGATGTTTTAAAAAGAATGCCCGGTTTTGCTATTAATGATGTGGGACATGGTGCAGATATTCACACAGGTACATACTATCGAGGAGCTTCAATTAATCAATCTGTATTTTTGATTAATGGTAGACCAATTAATAGTAATATCAGTACATATCATGGTGCAACTGATTTAAATAGTATTCCAGTAGAGTCTATTGAAAGAGTCGAATTATATAGCGGTACTGCTTCTTCTCTATATGGTTCTTCAGCCTTTGGCGGAGTTGTCAATATCATTACCAAAGAAGGTTATGGCAAACCAAAACTAAATGCTAGTGCTGAATTTGGCTCATTAAACTTAAATAATCAACAGGTAACTTATAGTGGGTCAACGAATAAAGTCAAATACAACTTTAGCTTTGAAAGGTTCTTTATAGATAATCGTTACCGCGTTCCTGTTGGTGCTGCAAATCGTGATGCTCAAGGATATTTATTTAATGCAGATACAGCTACCAGCACTTATTTTGGTAGCATAGGTGTAGATTTAGATCCTAAAAACTCCCTGAACTTAGATGTAACTACCCTGAGTAGTCGTCGGGGGTTGATTTATTTCGGTTTTCCTTTACAAAGAGACCGATTAGATCATGATGGTTTGAATATTGGGTTATCTTGGAAAACTCGACTTGGTAAGGGAGACAATTCTAATTTAACAACTACATTAGGTTACAACCGAGATTATTTTAGCACTTATGGACCAACGGCAGTGACATTTTACCGAACCGGAATTTTAGATACACAACAATTAAAAGCTAGGATAGATCATGAATGGAAAATCACCCCTAATAATCAATTGCGCTGGGGTTTAGATTTAAAAAATACTGATTTAATTGGCGATGTTTTGAGTACGAATCCTGCCCTAATTGCTAAAAACGAAAGAGAAGATAGAAGTACATTTAATACGGCTTTATTTGCTGTTAATACTTGGCAACTTAGCGATGCTTTGCAAGCAGATTTAGGGGTAAGACAAAACTTTGATAGTCAATTTGGGAGTTATTTTAATCCTAGTGTGGGGTTACGTTATGCAGTCAATCCAGCTATTGCAGTGCGGGGAAGTTGGGCAGGGGCGCAACGCAATCCAGGGTTAGATCAATTATATGTTTTTGATACGGTGCATAATTGGAATTCTAACCCTGATTTAAAACCAGAAACAGGTTCTACTTGGACAGCGGGAATAGATGTGAGATTGTCTGCAAATTTGTTAGGACAATTTACTTATTTTGGTAATAGTTTAGATAATCGTTTGGGCATAATTAGTGGCAGATGGGAAAATATTGGGTTAGTAGATACCAATGGTTTAGAAGCAGCATTGCAATTAAAAATTGCCAGTGCATGGTCAGCTTTTCTCAACTATACTTACACAGATGCTCAAATCAAAACTGGCAGAGAAAAGGGATTACAATTAGGATTAATTCCCTATTCTTGGCTACAAACTGGAATTGGTTATCAAAAGAATGGATGGCAAGGTAATTTATATGCTACTTATAATAGCGGTACTCGTCGTTCTGTTTTTAATAATGCAGCAGCAGGAGAAAAAAGTACAGATTTTGCCCCGTCTTTCTTTAATTTAGATTTGAGTGGACGGATTCCTGTAAATAAAAACTTGGGATTAACTTTTTACTTAGAAAATCTTCTGGGTGAACAATATGAACGAGTGAATCGGATATATAGTCCTGGTTTTACTTTCCGTGTGGGTCTAACTTCTAGTTTGTAGGCAACTTTCCCTCAATTTAGGTACAATCTATAAGCTGACATAACCTTGACTTAACCAAAATGACAAGCATCTCCACCCCTACCCTCAAAATCCCCGAACTCCTAGCACCTGCGGGTAACTGGGAATGCGCCCAAGCAGCAGTAGAAAATGGTGCAGATGCGATTTACTTTGGTTTAGAAAAGTTTAACGCGAGAATGCGGGCTGAAAATTTCACAGAAGCAGATTTACCCGAATTAATGGAATTTTTGCACCTGCGGGGAGTCAAAGGTTATATCACGCTGAATACCTTGATTTTCCCCCAGGAACTAAGGGAAGCACAGCAATACCTCAAAACTATCATTTCTGCTGGTGTTGATGCTGTGATCGTGCAAGACGTGGGGATTTGTCGGCTGATTCGTCATCTTTCCCCTGACTTTCCGATTCATGCTTCTACCCAAATGACTATTACCAGTGCTGCGGGGGTAGAATTTGCCAAATCTTTAGGTTGTCAATTAGTAGTTTTAGCGCGGGAATGTTCGATTTCTGAAATTAACAAAATTCAACAACAAATATCTCAAAAAAATACTTCTTTACCTTTAGAAGTTTTTGTTCACGGTGCTTTGTGCGTCGCATATTCTGGACAATGTTTAACCAGTGAATCACTAGGAGGACGTTCTGCAAATCGGGGAGAATGCGCTCAAGCTTGTAGAATGCCTTATGATTTAGTTGCAGATGGGGAAGTTGTGAATTTAGGTAATAGAAAATATTTATTAAGTCCTCAAGATTTAGCAGGTTTAGACGTTTTACCAGAGTTAGTTAAATCTGGAGTGACTTCTTTGAAAATTGAAGGACGGTTGAAAGCACCGGAATATGTTGCTAATGTAACTCGCGTTTATCGTCAAGCTTTAAATCAACTATTAGAAACAAATGTAGAGACGTTTTCTAGTCGAGAGAAAGACCAATATAAGTTAGAAATGGCATTTTCTCGCGGACTATATACAGGTTGGTTTAAGGGAATTAATAATCAAGAATTGGTACATGGGAGATTTGGTAAAAAACGTGGTGTTTATTTGGGAGAAGTTACCCGAATTAGAAATGCCGAAATAACAATAAAGTTAGAAGCACCTGTTAAACCGGGAGATGGGATTGTTTTTGATTGCGGACACCCAGAAAGGAAGGAAGAAGGGGGAAGAATATATGCAGTTATTCCTAATGGTCAGGATGTCATCTTAACTTTTGGCAGAAATGATTTAAATTTCCATAATATCCATATAGGTGATAAAGTTTGGAAGACAAATGATCCAGAATTAGATAAACAAATCCGTCAAAGTTATACTGGAGAACATCCCCAATTTACCAGACCAATTAATATCGAATTACATGGAGAAATTGGCGAAAAACTAATAGCTATATCCCGTGATCAATTTTGGAATATAGTTCAAGTAGAATCAGAAATATTGATAGCTGAGGCACATACAAAACCCCTCTCTACAGAAAGATTAAAAGAACAATTTGGCAGGTTAGGAAATACAGCTTTCCATTTAGATACTTTTATAAATCATCTCAACGGTAATATTATGTTACCTGTGAGTGAGTTAAATCGAATGCGTCGGGAGATAGTTAGCAAATTAGAGGAATTAAGAAGTAGACCTAAACTTTGGGAATTAAATCATCATGGAAAATGGCAAGATCTAATTAGTTCTAAATCTACACAAATTCCCGCTTCCCCTTCCCTGATTGTTTTGGTGAGAAACATCGAACAATTAAAAGCAGTATTAACAACAGATATCAAAACTATATATTGTGAATTTGAAGATCCTCGCAACTATAAAGAAGTAGTAAAAATAGTACGAGAATCAAAACAGGAGGAAATTAGTATTTTTGTCGCATCACCCCGGATAACCAAACCTGGAGAAACCTGGATTTTAAAACAAGTTCTCGCTTCCCAAGCTGATGGTTATTTAATTAGAAATTATGATCAATTAGAATATTTTGTGAATGAAAGATGTGTTGGTGACTTTTCCTTAAATATTGCTAACCCTTTAACCGCAGATTACTTTAAAAACCGCTTTAATTTAGAACGATTAACAGCATCTTACGACTTAAATATTAATCAACTGGAAGATCTAATTACCAATTACCCAGCACAAAATTTTGAAGTCACAATTCATCAACATATACCAATGTTTCACATGGAACATTGTGTATTTTGCGCTTTTTTATCTGAAGGAACAGATTATACAAATTGTGGTAGACCTTGTGAAACACAAGCAGTTACAATCAGAGACAGAGTAGGTAGTGAACATATTCTCAAAGCTGACGCAGGATGTAGAAATACAGTATATAATGCCACAGCACAAACTGGAGCAGAATACGTACAACGGCTGATTTCATTGGGTTTACAGCACTTACGGATTGAATTTGTCAATGAGACACCGGAACAAGTGCAAAAAACCATACATAGCTATCAGAAATTACTCGCAGGAGAAATCATCGGTTCGCAACTGTGGAGAGAATTGCAGCTACAAAACCAATTAGGTGTGACTCGTGGTGCATTGGGGATGATTTAGCTAAATAGCAATAAGTAGTATTACAATATTTATGCACCTTGTTTATTACTTTCTATGTCCAGTTTAATGCCTCAGTGTCAGCAATTGCAAGCACAAATTGAATCTATTCTCCAACTTCTACAGCAAGAAGCAGCTTTGCGTTCTCAAGATATTACATCTGTGCAAATTTCTTTGGATAAAGCAGTTTCTCCTAAGTTTGAAATTGTATTTGCTGGTGCTTTTAGCGCAGGTAAATCAATGTTGATTAATGCCCTATTAGAGAGGGAATTATTATATAGTGCAGAAGGACACGCGACTGGTACAGAATGTAAAATTGAATATGCACCTGTAGATTCAGAAAGAGTTGTTTTAACCTTTTTGAGTGAAGCAGAAATTCAAGAACAAGCGGTATTTTTGTGTCAACAATTGGGATTTAATACCGTAGAAAATATCCATAAACAAGATGTAGTTGATTTATTGCATCAAGGTTGTACAGCAATTATTCAACAAGAAGGAGGAGAAAATAAATCAGAACGTGCAAAACAAGCAAAAGCATTAATTTTATTGTTAGAAGGATATGTTGCAAACAAAGAAAGAATTAACAGCTTTAATAATGCAACCTATTCCATGGAACAGTTTAATTTTAAGAACCTCAAAGAAGCTGCGGGATATGCACGCAGAGGTAGTAATAGCGCGGTTTTGAAACGAATTGAATATTATTGTTATCATCCGCTTTTGGAAGATGGTAACGTCATTATAGACACACCAGGAATTGATGCACCAGTCGAAAAAGATGCACAATTAGCTTATGCAAAAATTCAACACCCAGATACGTCAGCAGTAGTTTGTGTTCTCAAACCTGCTTCAGCAGGAGATATGACAAAGGAAGAAACCCAACTGTTGGAAACAATGCGGGAAAATGCGGGGATAAGAGACAGAGTTTTTTATATCTTTAACCGCATTGATGAAACTTGGTACAATAACCAACTTAGACAACGGTTAGAAGATTTAATTAACAGTCAATTTCGAGATACTACTAGAGTTTATAAAACTAGTGGTTTGTTAGGATTTTATGGAAGTCAAGTTAAACAAACAACGCGATTAGATAGATTTGGATTAGATTCGATTTTTGCAGAAAGTGTTAAAGGTTTAGATAGTAAAGAAGAAACACCACAATTTGTAAATGAATTTAATCGCTACTGCGTTGCTTCAGGTAAACTTTCTCCCAGTCAATTTAGAATTTCTCTCCATAATTATGAAACTTCTAATCACAACTATGTGAGAATTTTAAGCGAACAGGGAACACCGTTAATTAATCAACTTATTCAAGATAGTGGAATTGAAGAATTTCGGACATCAATTACCCGCTATCTCACAGAAGAAAAACGTCCCCAATTATTCAAAAATCTCGCAGATGATTTAGAAGATATTTGTATCAAACTCAAGAACCACTATCAAAGTGTGCAAATTGATTTAGATAGTCAACCGCGAGAAATCGAAAGTATGAAAGAATATGAGTTGCAAAAATTAAATCAGCAACTCCAGCAAGTTGGCAGAGATTTTCATCAGCATATTCATGATGAAGTTAACAGATTAATTAATAATAATTGCGAAGAATTTGAAACAGATTTTCGACAATTACAATCACGGATGATTCGTCGTCTTGATGAATTACTAGATACCTTTTCCGTTGCGGAAGCTTATCGTCGTGCAACTTTAAGTCATCCTCGCAATGCAACCGCACCTTTATTAGCTATTTTGGTGGAGGCTTTTTATTACTTATCAAATCAGTTGGAAGACATTTTAATAGAGTCTTGTCAACAAGTGATTGCTAATCTATTTCAACAGTTAATGACAAAGATTAGAAAAGCAGAATATTACCGTCAATTATATCGTTTGTTGGGTAATGATGGGGGAATTGAATTACAGGTAAAAGAGATAGAAAAATTGATTACTCAAGCTTTGGTAACTGTTGCTAGTGTTGAATGTGATAGATTTGTCCGCGAAAGTCCCAGATTTTATAATGAAGGAACTTTTTCTATCTATCAATTTCGACAAGTATTAGAACAAACTTCGCAAGGTTATGATGCAGAAAGTATTGTTGACGCTGAACCTGCAATTAGACAATTATTAAAGTTAGATTTTGAACCGAAAGTTTCCCATACTATTCGTCAATCTTTCCGTCAAACCATCAACCAAACTATCAAAATTCAGTTATTACCAATGGGAGAAAAACAAGCAGATGAGATATTACAACAACATCCTTATGCGCGGGCTTATTTAGAGAAAACATTGCAACAAGAAGCAGAGGAAAAGATTGCTAATAATCAACGTTTGTTGAGTCAGGTCGAGGGAAAAATTGAGGAATATAATACAGCAGTTGCGGGAATTAATGGCTGTTTACAAGCGATGCAGTTATATGAACATTTACTGCCGATAATTGGCGAAGAAGAGGTATAATGTTTTTGGTGAATGCAGGTTTTTTCTGTGTTCACCTAATTTTGAGGTTTCGCGCAAAGAAGCAAA harbors:
- a CDS encoding class I SAM-dependent methyltransferase codes for the protein MLLQPNQRIKLDESDDQLFYDYPRFVTHVDDGFIQQLTDLYRQRLQANMRILDIMSSWVSHLPTEIDFAHVEGHGLNAEELARNTGLNHYFVQNINTNLQLPFPDQDFDAVINCVSVQYIQYPEAIFSEIHRILKPGGIAIISFSNRMFFQKAIQAWRDGSEAFRVELVKGYFTSVPGFTTPEVICSTSIAPSFLQWLGVAGGDPFYAVIAQRLA
- a CDS encoding TonB-dependent receptor plug domain-containing protein; translation: MNKSFFVPVSLLSLLLTFPAVAADNENNQNVVNLDIPNLSEIELPATNSQLLTQQPTVNEVKPESTPEPDLTPTDDADISIETIGEKDVLPESTPTYVIEKEEIQKQGATSVADVLKRMPGFAINDVGHGADIHTGTYYRGASINQSVFLINGRPINSNISTYHGATDLNSIPVESIERVELYSGTASSLYGSSAFGGVVNIITKEGYGKPKLNASAEFGSLNLNNQQVTYSGSTNKVKYNFSFERFFIDNRYRVPVGAANRDAQGYLFNADTATSTYFGSIGVDLDPKNSLNLDVTTLSSRRGLIYFGFPLQRDRLDHDGLNIGLSWKTRLGKGDNSNLTTTLGYNRDYFSTYGPTAVTFYRTGILDTQQLKARIDHEWKITPNNQLRWGLDLKNTDLIGDVLSTNPALIAKNEREDRSTFNTALFAVNTWQLSDALQADLGVRQNFDSQFGSYFNPSVGLRYAVNPAIAVRGSWAGAQRNPGLDQLYVFDTVHNWNSNPDLKPETGSTWTAGIDVRLSANLLGQFTYFGNSLDNRLGIISGRWENIGLVDTNGLEAALQLKIASAWSAFLNYTYTDAQIKTGREKGLQLGLIPYSWLQTGIGYQKNGWQGNLYATYNSGTRRSVFNNAAAGEKSTDFAPSFFNLDLSGRIPVNKNLGLTFYLENLLGEQYERVNRIYSPGFTFRVGLTSSL
- a CDS encoding U32 family peptidase, coding for MTSISTPTLKIPELLAPAGNWECAQAAVENGADAIYFGLEKFNARMRAENFTEADLPELMEFLHLRGVKGYITLNTLIFPQELREAQQYLKTIISAGVDAVIVQDVGICRLIRHLSPDFPIHASTQMTITSAAGVEFAKSLGCQLVVLARECSISEINKIQQQISQKNTSLPLEVFVHGALCVAYSGQCLTSESLGGRSANRGECAQACRMPYDLVADGEVVNLGNRKYLLSPQDLAGLDVLPELVKSGVTSLKIEGRLKAPEYVANVTRVYRQALNQLLETNVETFSSREKDQYKLEMAFSRGLYTGWFKGINNQELVHGRFGKKRGVYLGEVTRIRNAEITIKLEAPVKPGDGIVFDCGHPERKEEGGRIYAVIPNGQDVILTFGRNDLNFHNIHIGDKVWKTNDPELDKQIRQSYTGEHPQFTRPINIELHGEIGEKLIAISRDQFWNIVQVESEILIAEAHTKPLSTERLKEQFGRLGNTAFHLDTFINHLNGNIMLPVSELNRMRREIVSKLEELRSRPKLWELNHHGKWQDLISSKSTQIPASPSLIVLVRNIEQLKAVLTTDIKTIYCEFEDPRNYKEVVKIVRESKQEEISIFVASPRITKPGETWILKQVLASQADGYLIRNYDQLEYFVNERCVGDFSLNIANPLTADYFKNRFNLERLTASYDLNINQLEDLITNYPAQNFEVTIHQHIPMFHMEHCVFCAFLSEGTDYTNCGRPCETQAVTIRDRVGSEHILKADAGCRNTVYNATAQTGAEYVQRLISLGLQHLRIEFVNETPEQVQKTIHSYQKLLAGEIIGSQLWRELQLQNQLGVTRGALGMI
- a CDS encoding dynamin-like GTPase family protein: MSSLMPQCQQLQAQIESILQLLQQEAALRSQDITSVQISLDKAVSPKFEIVFAGAFSAGKSMLINALLERELLYSAEGHATGTECKIEYAPVDSERVVLTFLSEAEIQEQAVFLCQQLGFNTVENIHKQDVVDLLHQGCTAIIQQEGGENKSERAKQAKALILLLEGYVANKERINSFNNATYSMEQFNFKNLKEAAGYARRGSNSAVLKRIEYYCYHPLLEDGNVIIDTPGIDAPVEKDAQLAYAKIQHPDTSAVVCVLKPASAGDMTKEETQLLETMRENAGIRDRVFYIFNRIDETWYNNQLRQRLEDLINSQFRDTTRVYKTSGLLGFYGSQVKQTTRLDRFGLDSIFAESVKGLDSKEETPQFVNEFNRYCVASGKLSPSQFRISLHNYETSNHNYVRILSEQGTPLINQLIQDSGIEEFRTSITRYLTEEKRPQLFKNLADDLEDICIKLKNHYQSVQIDLDSQPREIESMKEYELQKLNQQLQQVGRDFHQHIHDEVNRLINNNCEEFETDFRQLQSRMIRRLDELLDTFSVAEAYRRATLSHPRNATAPLLAILVEAFYYLSNQLEDILIESCQQVIANLFQQLMTKIRKAEYYRQLYRLLGNDGGIELQVKEIEKLITQALVTVASVECDRFVRESPRFYNEGTFSIYQFRQVLEQTSQGYDAESIVDAEPAIRQLLKLDFEPKVSHTIRQSFRQTINQTIKIQLLPMGEKQADEILQQHPYARAYLEKTLQQEAEEKIANNQRLLSQVEGKIEEYNTAVAGINGCLQAMQLYEHLLPIIGEEEV